GGTGGCGACGTGGCCGCTGGATCCCGTACCGGAGGCCGCCGCGACGGCACGGCATCACACGCAGCACCGGCTCAGGCTGTGGCGGGTGGGCGAGGAGACCGCGTTCGCGACCGAACTGATCGTCAGCGAGCTGGTGACGAACGCCGTGCGCTACGGGGCGGCGCCCGTCCAGCTCCGGCTCATCAAGGACTCGACCCTCACCTGCGAGGTGAGCGACGGCGGCGGCGCGGCCCCTCGGATCCGGCATGCCCGGACGGTCGACGAGGGCGGGCGCGGTCTGTTCATCTGCCAGGAGATGAGCCACAACTGGGGCATCCGCTACTCCGGGAACGGCAAGACGATCTGGACGGAACAGACGCTCCCCTAGGGCCTGTCCGGTCCGCGTACCCCACAGAGGGGACGCGGGCACTACCCCTGCGCGGCTCCCGCGGGCACGCCCGCGCCCGCGCACTCGACGTCGGCCCAGACGGTGTGCCCCTCGCTGGTCGGGACGTCCCCCCAGCTTCGCGCGAGGGTGTCCACGATCAGGAGTCCCCTGCCGCCGTCGGCCAGGGAGAACGAGGGATGACGCCAGGTCGCGCGCACGAGGCCGGCGTCGAGTCCGGTGCCGGAGTCGGCGACCTCGATGTGCACGAGGCGGCCCTGCGCCGTGCTGCTCAGGCTGAAGACCACCCGGACCGGCGGCACGCCGTGACCGAGGGCGTTGGCGAGCAGTTCACCGGTGACGAGGAGGATGTCATCGCCGGCGGTGCGCCCCAGCCCCCATTCGGCCAGCTTGCGCCGGAGGGCGCCGCGCTGCCCGCACAGAGCGGCCTCTCCCGCTGACGGGACCACACATTGCATATACGTAGATTCCATGATTTTTCATCCCTTATGTTCCCTCAAGGGAGATCCGTAGCCGCCGCGCCCGCGGATGGGGCGGAACCCGCGACGTCTCGGAACGGGACGACGGCCGGACGGCCCGGGCCGCCCGTCACGGCTGCCCGGCCAGGTCCCGCGCGACCTCGCGGGCGGCGCGTGCTCCGGACGCGAGGGCGCCCTGCACCGATCCCGTCGTCCGATGGTCCCCGCACACGTAGCGCCCCGCCGAGAGCCGGGCGGCACGGGTGAGCGGCTGGGGCGGGGGCATCGCGGGCAGGGCGTCGGGAATGGTCCGGACGGTCAGCGGTTCCCAGCCGGAGGTGTCCGTGCCGTACGCCTCGGCGAGCGCGTCGCGCAGCCAGACCTCCTGCCCCTCCTGCTCCGGGCCGAGGACCGAGGTGGCGATCAGCGACGTCCCGGGGGGCGCGTAGCCGGGAACCACCTCGCTGAGGACGCAGGTGTTGAGGAAGCGTCGGCGGGTGTCCGTCACCAGCGTGGGCTCGGCCAGCGGCGTGCTGGGCGCGGCGTGGTAGTACGTCGTCACGACACGGTAGGCCGGGAGGTCGAGGTCCGGCAGCAGACGGCCGGCGGGGCCCGGGCCCGTCGCCACGACCACGGCGCGCGCGGCGAGTTCGGACCCGTCGTCCAGCTCCACTCCGTCGTCGGAGAGACGTGCGACCGGCGTGTCGAGGCGCACGGTGTCCGGGGGAAGCGCGTCGGCCAGCCGACGCGGCACCGCCCCGATGCCCGCGCCGGGCAGGCACAGCGTGCCGCGGAGCATGCTGCGCCAGACGAGGTGGAACACCTTGCCGGAGGTCTCCAGTTGGTCCTCCAGGAACACTCCGGACAGGAAGGGCCGGAAGAACCGTTCCACGAACTCCTCGGAGAAGCCCGCCGAGGCCAGCGCCGTGCGGGTGGTGCGGTCCTCACCGCGTTTCAGGGAGCGCGCGGGGCCGAGCATGTCCCGGCCGGACAGGACCGCCAGCGCGATCAGGTCGCGGGTCCCCGCGAGTCGCCCCGGTCGCAGGTCGCCCAGGCGCCGGGGACCGCGGGTCGGGTCGCTGAAGCGCAGCGGACCGTCCGGGGTGTGGACCAGGACGCCGGGGGTGAAGGGACGCAGGCGCAGGTCGCGCAGCGGGAGCCGGCGCCGGACCTGCGGATAGGACGTGTTGAAGACCTGGAAGCCCCGGTCGATGACGAATCCGTCGTGCCGGTCGGATCGCATCCGGCCGCCCACCCCGTCCGACGCCTCCAGCACCCGGACGTCGTAGCCGTTCCCGGCGAGATCGTGGGCGCACGCCAGACCGGCGAGTCCACCTCCGACGACCAGGACATCGGGCACACCGCGCTTCGCGGTCATGGGCATCATCCTCCGAGCAGCCGGTCCGTCCGCGCGCCGGTGGGCGCGCTCTGGTCCGGGCGCACTCCGGCGTCCGTACGGCGACGGCCGCGCCCTCCTCGACCGATCTTCCCGTCGGGTCCGCCGGGCGGATGCGGGGCCACGCCGGGGCGGCCGTATCGGGTCCGGACACGGACGACGCCGGTGCCGCCCCTCTCGGGGGCGGCACCGGCACTCGCGTTCGGGTCAGTGGCCGGATCCGTAGTGACCGCCGAGCTGGTCGCGGTAGTGCGGATCACCGAGATGCTTCTCCTTGTCGAACTCCGGTGCCGACTTGATCTCGTCCTTGGTCCGCGCGACCTGGATGGTCCTGTCCTCGTGGCTGATCGACGTGATCGTCCCGGCGGGCAGCAGGACCTCCTTGCCGAAGATCCAGACGCCGGTGTCGACGACGATGTACTGAGAACCGACCTCGTCGGAGTGCTTGTCGACCTTGCCGATGTGGCCGTCCGTGGCCTCCACCTTGTAGCCGGTGAGGTCCGCGTCGGGCGTGTGACCGGCGGTCGGGCCGTAACCCCAAAGGTTCTCGTTCACGAAGAATTCCTCCAACTCCTGTGCGGGTGTGCGCTTCGGCTTCGTGCGGCGCACCCCCGGTGACCGGAGTCCGGTCACCCCTTCGCAGCGTGTCGTCCCGCTGGAGAGGACCGGGTGTCCCGTTCCCGGAGGCCGACACCCCTTGTCCGGCGATTTCTCCATTGCGCCACACGGAAGGCGGGCGGCTCCTCGCGGACACGCGTGTTCGCGGGTTTCGCGGGCATCCGGATGCCCTTGGCGATGGGCCTCCCGGAGGAGAGCTGTCATGTATCTGGCACGTATGCACGGTGGTGGGACGGCCGACGGGCAGGCCTGGCTGTGGGCACTGGGGGCTCTCGCGCTCTACTGCCTGATCAGCTACGGCCTTCAGTACCGGACGCGGGCCCGGCGCGGCTCCAGCCGTCCCGCCCGGGACGCACTGCACGACCTCAAGGACCGCGAGGAGCCGCAGTCCCCCGGTCAGCACTTCGCCAGCCGCATGATCATGCTGGGGGGCGGCGCCCTGGTCGGACTGGTCGCCTTCCTCACGTCCGGGGGTCTGCGCGTCGCCGCGGTGGCGTTGACCGCGGTGGTGGCCGTGACGGCCTGGGCCTTCTACGACCACCGTGCGGAGTCCCGCTCGCTGGAGCACGGCTGAAGCGACCGGCCCGCTCCGCGCCCGCCACGCTCGGGGGCGTGAGCGGCGGCACACCCAGGGGGACGAACGATTGCGGCCCCGCCTCGCGGTCCAGGGGGGCGGGACGGCGGGCGGGGCCGAGTGCTCGGGGGTGCCGGGGGGGGAGGCAACCACGAGCTGACCTTCTTGTGCCCTCTCCCTCCCGCTTCATGCACGGGAATGTCCGGTCGCGTTCGAGGCCCCCGCCGACACGGGGCCTGACCGGCCGGAACACCGCTCCCTGGCCGGATTCGCCGCGGGATCGGACCCTTCGGCGAAGCCCGCACGACCGGGCCGGCGCACGGTATCCGCCAATAGCGGAGGCTCGCCCGGACCGGCATGCCCCGCCTGACGCCGTCAGGCACCGGTTCCGCGTCACCCGGTCATCGCAGGGCGGTCCACGAAAACGGCAGCCGCGCACGGCACCTCCACACCGGGCACACCGGTCGTCCACTTCCGGCCGCCAGTGACACTCCGTGGCCGTACGGGGGCAGACGGTGCGTGCGCCGCCTGCCTAGCCTCCCGGGCCATGCGATCAACACAGCCGAGACGCCTCGGTCTCACCTCCGCCCTCGCCCTCGCCTTCGCCCTCGTCATGGCCCTCTTCGGATCGGCTCCCACCGCGAGCGCGGCCGACCCCGCCCCGGCCGACCTGACGTTCACCAGCGACAGCGCCACGACCACCCCCGGCGGCACGGTGAACCTCTCGATGACGATCACCAACCACCGGACGTACGACGTGTGGTTCGTCTACCAGACGATCGAACCAACCTGGCTGACCACCCAGCGTCCCGATCTGAAGTACACCTTCAGCGGCTGCACCCTGGCCACGGCCACCGGCAGCGTTCCGTGTTCGGGCACCGGGCCCACCAACCTCGGCCCGAACTACGGGTCCACCATCCCGCCCGGCCAGAGCCGTACCGTCACGCTGACCCTCCAGGTCGCCGCCGACTCCGGCTGCAACGGGAACATCGGCTTCTACTCGTACTACTACGCCGAGTTCAGCGACAGCACGAGCACCAGCGGCGGGCCGGCGTACACGCCCGAGACCCGCGTGCTCTGCGCCTGATCCCTCACCTTCAGGGGCGGCCGGCCCGCGCGACGCGCGCGGACCGGCCGCCCCTCGGCATCGGTTCGCCGTCAGGAGCGATGCGCCCCGGGAGAGGATGAGGGTGACCTAAAACCGATCACTCACCCTGATGACCCCCGTGGTCTGGACCACTGGCACCACGTTCGGGCGGACTCCGGTGTTCCAGATCCGCCACTCCTCAAGGCGGGGCCAGCACAGGCGCCCCCGCCGGCCTTCACGCCGCGTGCGCCCCGGCGGTCAATGCATCCTCAACTGGCCTTCTCGTGGCGTCTGTTGGATACCTGCTCTTTTCCGTCATGTTTCGCAGCAGGCGCACGAAAGCTACACAGAGACATCACTATGTGACGCGACGAGAGCGTTGACGACCGACGTCTGAGGGGGGCGGTGGCGTCACGCCAGGGGGTGGTCCGCTCCATGGGAGCAGCACTCACCCCTGCCCGGGGAGGGGACTTCACCGCATGAAGCGGACCATTCGCACGACCGCGCTCACGGTCGGCGCGCTCATTGCCTCGCTCGGCTTACCCGCCGGCACGGCACACGCCGATCCGGTCGCACCCCGCATCGATCTGCGGGTGCTGATCGTGAGCGACGGCGGACCCGCGACCGACGCCATCGCCGCCGAACTGGACACCGCCGGAACGCCGTACACCGAGGTCGACCTGGCGCAGTCGGGCCGCCCGGTCATCGACGCCGGATTCCTCGCGGACACCGTCGCCGGCGTCCCGCGGGCCAGGTTCCAGGCGGTCGTCCTGCCCAACGACAACCCGTTCGCGGCGAACTCCGCCGAGATGGCGGCCCTCGCGGCGTACGAGCAGACGTTCGCGATCCCGCAGGTCGACGCCTACACCTACGCCCGTCCCGAGGCCGGGCTCCAGTACCCGGTCACCGGCGGCTACTCGGGCAGCCTCGACGGAGTGCGCGCACAGGTCACGGCCGCCGGCAAGGCCGGGCCCTTCGGCTATCTGGACGGCGCCGTCCCGTTCGAGGACAACTCGCCCGACGTGGGCGAGAGTTACGCGTACCTGTCGGCGCCCGCGGCGGGGGCCGACTTCACGCCCTACGTCGACGCGCCGATCCCCGGAGGCTCCTCGCGCGGCTCCCTCGTGGGCGAGTACCGGCACGACGGCCGCCGCGAACTGGTCGTCACGTTCGTGTACAACCAGTACCAGCAGCAGTTCCGGCTGCTGGCGCGCGGCATCGTGGAGTGGATGACGCAGGGCGTGCACCTCGGCGCCTCGCGCAACTACTTCGCCGTCCACGTCGACGATGTCTTCGCCGGTGACGACCGCTGGGACACGACGCTCAACTGCACCCCGGGCGACATCGACTGCCCGCAGGGCGCAGGCGTGGCCAACCCGATCCGGATGACCCCGGCGGACGTCGACCACGCGGTCGCCTGGCAGACCGGACAGAACTTCACCCTCGACCTCGCGTACAACGGCGCGGGCAGTGTCGACCAGCGCGAGGACAACAACGGCGCCGACCCGCTGGCGGACAGGCTCATCGCCGACCGCGACCGGTTCCGCTGGATCAACCACACCTTCACGCACGCGTTCCTCGGCTGCGAGCAGGACGTCAGCGTGCTGCCCTGGAGATGCGCCACCACCGCGGACGGCAGCACCTCATGGGTGTCGCGCACCGCCGTCTCCGACGAGATCGCCGCCAACCGCTCCTGGGGACAGACCGCCGGACTGCCGCTGGACAACCAGGAGTTGATCACCGGTGAGCACTCCGGTCTGAAGCTCTCGCCGCAGCAGCCCGTCGACAACCCCAACCTGGCGCCGGCGCTCGCCGACAACGGCGTCACCTGGCTCGGCTCCGACAACTCCCGTGAGACCGGCCAGCGTCAGGTCGGCCCCGCCACCACCGTCCCGCGCTACCCGATGAACGTCTTCTACAACGCGGGCCGGGCGGCCGAGCAGGTCGACGAGTACAACTGGATCTACACCAGCCGCGCCCAGGGCGGCAGCGGCATCTGCGAGGACCACCCGGACACCTCGACGTGCCTGCCGGCGCCGCTGAGCACCAGCACGGGCTACGCCGACCACATCGTGCCGCTGGAGACCCGGATCGACCTCGGCCACGTGCTCTCCAACGATCCGAAGCCGCACTTCATCCACCAGTCCAACCTCGCCGAGGAGCGCATCGCGTACCCGGTGCTCGACGGGGTCCTCGACGGCTACAAGGACCTGTTCGCGGACGACACCCCGGTGGTGAACCTGCGGATGAAGGACATCGGCGTCGAGCTGCGGCGCCGCGCCGTGTGGAAGGCGGCCGTGGCCTCCGGTCAGGTGAGCGCCTACCGCGTCGGCGACACCGTCACCGTGCAGGCGCCGAACGGCGTCGCGATCACCGCCACCGCGCCCGCCGGCACCAGGTCGGGCGCCGCGGACTTCGGCACGGCGTACGCGGGCGCGGTCTCGGGATGGACGGCCTCGGCCGGCTCACCCGTCACGCTCGGCCTGCCGTCGGGCACGCCCGCGCTGTCCGCGGCCGTCCGCGCGAAGCGGCAGCCCGCGACCAGCGGCACCCCGCGCACCCGCGTACCGGCGGGCGTCAGCGAACAGGTCCCCTTCGCCCCGGACAACTGAGCGGCGCACCGACCGAAGGTCCCGGCCGCACCCTGGGCGGCCGGGACGGGCACGACCACCCCACACCTCGGCCGTGGAGCACACCGATGCACGTTCCCCGCGGCGCGCGCGATCCCAACGCGACGCGCGTCACCCTGCTCACCGAAGGCACCTACCCGCACAGTCACGGCGGCGTCAGCGTCTGGTGCGACCAACTCGTCGGCGGTATGCCCGACATCACGTTCGAGGTCGTCGCCGTGACCGGCACCGGCCGCGAGCCCGTCGTCTGGGACATCCCCGCACACGTGGCGGACGTCGTGGCGGTCCCCATGTGGGGGCCCGCACCCGACGGCCGTCCGCCCCGCGGCCGCCGCCGCAATCAACTCGCCGCTGCCTACGAACAGTTCCTGACCTCCCTGCTCGACCCGTGTGCGGAGGAACGGTTCCCCGCGGCGTTGTACGCGATGGCGCGCGCCGCGGCGGACGGCATGCTGAGCCCCTTCCTGCGCGGCGACCACGCGATCCGCGTGCTGACCGGTGTGTGGAACCGTCCGGGCCTCGCCGTGCGGGAGGCCCGGCCGACCCTGCACGACGCCCTGACCGCGACCGCCCTGCTCGAACACGCGCTGCGCCCGCTGGCCGCGCCGCTGCCCGAGCACGGAGTGGCCCACGCGGTCAGCGGCGGCGTGGCCGCGCTGCCGGGCCTCGCCGCCCTCGAACAGCACGGCGTACCACTGCTGCTGACCGAGCACGGCGTCTACCTGCGCGAGCGCTATCTCGGCTACCGCACCGGGCCGTACCGCTGGCCGGTGAAGGCCGTCGTCCTCGGCTTCTTCCGGCTGCTCGCGGAGGAGACGTACCGGCGGGCCGCGCTGATCACCCCCGGCAACCGGTACAACCGGCTGTGGGAGGAGCAGGGCGGTGCCGCGCCCGAGGCGATCCGGACGGTGTACAACGGCGTGGACCCCGCGGCCTTCCCGCCGGCGGGTCCGGAGCCGGAGCCACCGACCCTCAGCTGGGCCGGCCGGGTCGACCCGATCAAGGACCTGGAGACGCTGATCCGCGCGTTCGCCCTGGTCCGCGAGCAACTCCCGGACGCCCGGCTGCGGTTGTTCGGCGGCACACCGCGTGGGGGTGAGGCCTACCGGGAACGGTGCGAGGCGCTGGCCGCCCGACTCGGTCACGCGGACGCCGTCACCTTCGAGGGACGGGTCGAGGACATCAGGGACGCGTACGCCGCGGGCAACGTGGTGATGCTCTCCAGCATCAGCGAGGGCTTCCCGTTCACCCTGATCGAGGCCATGTCGTGCGGGCGGGCGACGGTGTCCACGGACGTGGGCGGGGTGCGCGAGGCCGTCGGCGACAGCGGTCTCGTCGTACCGCCGCGGGATCCGGATGCCATGGCGGCCGCCGCCCTGGAACTGCTCGGCGACCCCGCCCGCCGGCGCGCCATGGGTGAGGCCGCCCGGCTGCGGGTCATCGAGCAGTTCACGCTGCGTCAGACCGTCGACACCTTCCGGTCCATCTACCTGGAGCTGTCGGCCCTCGGCCGGTACGTCCCCGGTGTTCCCGGGACGGCCGGAGCCCCGCTCACCTCGGTGGGCGCCGAGGTGGTCCCGTCGAGACCGAGGAGCCTGGCCGGATGAGCGGACCGATGGCCCTCGAACCCGGCGGCGCGCAGGACACCCTGTCCCTGCGGACCGCCGGTGACCGCCCCGCCCCGCGCGCGCCGGAGGGCGGCACCCGCCAGGACGCGGTCGACCTGCTCGCGGCCGAACTGGCCGACGGCATCGGGCCGGCCGTCCACCCGTACGAGGTGGCCGCTCTGCTGGAGTCGGAGGGACTGACCGCCGAGGTCATCCAGGAACGGTACGGACACCCGAACCTCTTCTCCCTCGCGTCCGCCCTGTACGAGCGCGTGCCGCGTACGTTCCCCGAGCCGGCCAGGCCCGCGAACCCCTGGCGACCCGATCATGTGCGCTGCGCGCTGCGCGGGGCGCTGTTCGCCCTGCCGGGCCTGGCCTATCCGCTCACCGGCCCGCTGTGGCACGCGGGCCGCGACCTCCGCGTCCTGGTGGTGGCCGGCCTGGTCTCCTGGGCCTGGGGCCAGGCACTCGGGCACCGCGCCTACCTGCGGATGACCACGGGCCGCCGCGAGGCCGGCCGCACCCTCCTCAAGGGGGCGCCGCTCGGCGCGCTCACCGCGACCGCGGCCGGATCACTGATCGCCGGATCCGGCACGGCGGTCGCGGTGGCGGCGGCGCAGTCCGTGTATCTCGCGGCGGCCGGGGTGCTGCTGGTACTGGGCGGGGAGCGGCTGCTGCTGGCCGCGCTGGGCCCGCTCGTCGGCGGCGCCCTCGCCCTGCCCTGGTGGGAACCGGGAGACACCCTGCGGCTCACGCTCCCGTTGCTGTCGGTGCTCGGCGCCGTCGCTGCGGCGGGCTGGGTGCTGCGCGCCGTCCTGGCCACCGCCCCGGCCCCCGGCGGCGCCCGCCCGGCGCTCCTGCGCTCCCTGCCGTACGGCCTGTTCGGACTCTCGGCCGGGATCCTGGTCCTGCTGGAGGGGCGGCAGCATCCGTACGCCGTGATCGTGCTGACGGTCAGCATGGGTCCGGCGGAGTGGCTGCTGTACCGGTACCGCGGGATGTCGGTGGCGGCGTTGCGGGCGACCGCGACCCCGGCCGCCTTCCTGCTGCGCTCGGCGGGCGTCCTCGGGCTCTGTCTGCTCCTCTACGTCCTGCCGCTGCTGCCCGCCGCCCTGCTCACCGGAGCGGAACCGGCTCCGCTGCTGCTGCTCGCGGCCACGCTCTGGATCGCGCTGCTGCTC
The window above is part of the Streptomyces sp. NBC_01428 genome. Proteins encoded here:
- a CDS encoding ATP-binding protein yields the protein MESTYMQCVVPSAGEAALCGQRGALRRKLAEWGLGRTAGDDILLVTGELLANALGHGVPPVRVVFSLSSTAQGRLVHIEVADSGTGLDAGLVRATWRHPSFSLADGGRGLLIVDTLARSWGDVPTSEGHTVWADVECAGAGVPAGAAQG
- a CDS encoding NAD(P)/FAD-dependent oxidoreductase yields the protein MTAKRGVPDVLVVGGGLAGLACAHDLAGNGYDVRVLEASDGVGGRMRSDRHDGFVIDRGFQVFNTSYPQVRRRLPLRDLRLRPFTPGVLVHTPDGPLRFSDPTRGPRRLGDLRPGRLAGTRDLIALAVLSGRDMLGPARSLKRGEDRTTRTALASAGFSEEFVERFFRPFLSGVFLEDQLETSGKVFHLVWRSMLRGTLCLPGAGIGAVPRRLADALPPDTVRLDTPVARLSDDGVELDDGSELAARAVVVATGPGPAGRLLPDLDLPAYRVVTTYYHAAPSTPLAEPTLVTDTRRRFLNTCVLSEVVPGYAPPGTSLIATSVLGPEQEGQEVWLRDALAEAYGTDTSGWEPLTVRTIPDALPAMPPPQPLTRAARLSAGRYVCGDHRTTGSVQGALASGARAAREVARDLAGQP
- a CDS encoding PRC domain containing protein yields the protein MNENLWGYGPTAGHTPDADLTGYKVEATDGHIGKVDKHSDEVGSQYIVVDTGVWIFGKEVLLPAGTITSISHEDRTIQVARTKDEIKSAPEFDKEKHLGDPHYRDQLGGHYGSGH
- the pelF gene encoding GT4 family glycosyltransferase PelF; the encoded protein is MHVPRGARDPNATRVTLLTEGTYPHSHGGVSVWCDQLVGGMPDITFEVVAVTGTGREPVVWDIPAHVADVVAVPMWGPAPDGRPPRGRRRNQLAAAYEQFLTSLLDPCAEERFPAALYAMARAAADGMLSPFLRGDHAIRVLTGVWNRPGLAVREARPTLHDALTATALLEHALRPLAAPLPEHGVAHAVSGGVAALPGLAALEQHGVPLLLTEHGVYLRERYLGYRTGPYRWPVKAVVLGFFRLLAEETYRRAALITPGNRYNRLWEEQGGAAPEAIRTVYNGVDPAAFPPAGPEPEPPTLSWAGRVDPIKDLETLIRAFALVREQLPDARLRLFGGTPRGGEAYRERCEALAARLGHADAVTFEGRVEDIRDAYAAGNVVMLSSISEGFPFTLIEAMSCGRATVSTDVGGVREAVGDSGLVVPPRDPDAMAAAALELLGDPARRRAMGEAARLRVIEQFTLRQTVDTFRSIYLELSALGRYVPGVPGTAGAPLTSVGAEVVPSRPRSLAG